The Saccharomonospora glauca K62 genome has a segment encoding these proteins:
- a CDS encoding uridine kinase family protein — translation MSSDPVVDRIADAVLASPARLGAVRLVSVDGPSGSGKSTFARTLVASLRERGRRVGLVSTDDFATWDDPVSWWPRLAAVLDRLAEGRPGSYRAWDWTTGEPRPGATVHVPVPDVLVVEGVSSGRASVRPALTRLCWVEVPDRGQRLKRAVARDGERCRPMLAAWQRFEDGWFVVDGARDHADDVIRPRGGGWEAVATAE, via the coding sequence GTGAGCTCTGACCCGGTCGTCGACCGGATCGCCGACGCGGTACTGGCGTCACCCGCTCGGCTCGGCGCGGTGAGGCTCGTGTCCGTCGACGGCCCTTCCGGTTCCGGCAAGTCCACGTTCGCGCGCACGCTTGTCGCGAGTCTGCGCGAACGTGGGCGCCGTGTCGGGCTCGTGAGCACCGACGACTTCGCCACCTGGGACGACCCGGTGTCGTGGTGGCCGAGACTCGCCGCGGTGCTCGACCGGCTCGCCGAGGGGCGGCCGGGGAGTTACCGCGCCTGGGACTGGACCACCGGCGAGCCCCGTCCGGGTGCGACGGTCCACGTGCCCGTGCCCGACGTGCTCGTGGTGGAGGGCGTGTCGTCGGGTCGGGCCTCCGTCCGGCCCGCCCTGACGCGGTTGTGCTGGGTGGAGGTTCCCGACCGCGGGCAGCGGCTGAAGCGGGCGGTGGCTCGGGACGGTGAGAGGTGCAGGCCGATGCTCGCCGCGTGGCAACGTTTCGAGGACGGCTGGTTCGTTGTGGACGGAGCTCGGGACCACGCCGACGACGTGATCCGGCCGCGTGGGGGCGGCTGGGAGGCCGTTGCGACGGCCGAGTGA